In Listeria cossartiae subsp. cossartiae, the DNA window ACTGGCGTGACACTTTCCGGTGAACCGGTGGAAGGCTACGAAATCCATATGGGTCAAACAACGCGCGGTGAGAATACCAACCCATTTTGCGAAATTAAAGCAGTGAACGGTAACCAAGAAACCCACCAAGATGGCGCCATTTCCGCCAATAAAAATATCATCGGCACATACATCCACGGTATTTTCGATAACGATATTTTCCTAGGCAATCTATTCAATGAGCTGCTGAAAAACAAAAATAAGCCCTTTTACCCACATGAAATCATTAAACTAAAAGAACACAAAGAACAAGAATACGACAAATTAGCGGCACTTTTAGAAGCAAATATTCAAATGGACCAGCTAGAAAAAATCATGAAAGGAGAAAAAATATGCGTATCTACACAAAAACCGGCGATAAAGGAATGACAAGAATTATTGGGGGTAGCAAAGTAAGCAAGGACAATATCCGAATTGATGCATATGGCACTTTGGATGAACTTAATTCGCTAATTGGCTACACGATTACAACCCTTGGAAACGAACCAGAAATCCAAGCCGAGCTCGAACAAATTCAACAACAATTATTTGATGCAGGAGGAGACCTTGCAACCGAAGAAGGAAAGCGCGCGTACAAGCTAACGAGCGAGCCTGTTGCATGGCTAGAAGACCGAATTGATATCTACGCCGATGAACCACCAGAAATCGAAAAATTCATCTTACCAGGCGGAACACAAGCAGCTTCATTACTGCACATGGCTAGAACCGTAACAAGAAGAGCCGAACGCGAAATTGTCGGCATGCTAAAAATCGCTTCCAGCAACGAAGAAGTGTT includes these proteins:
- a CDS encoding cob(I)yrinic acid a,c-diamide adenosyltransferase, with the protein product MRIYTKTGDKGMTRIIGGSKVSKDNIRIDAYGTLDELNSLIGYTITTLGNEPEIQAELEQIQQQLFDAGGDLATEEGKRAYKLTSEPVAWLEDRIDIYADEPPEIEKFILPGGTQAASLLHMARTVTRRAEREIVGMLKIASSNEEVLKYVNRLSDYFFAVARVVNYRAGETDIFYKNSELVFRNKKK